The genomic interval ATCATCCCGAGGAATGGCTGCTGCGCCTGCTGCGGCGCTGCGTCACGGCCGGTTGGGTGGACTTCTCCGGCGGCGACCGCCCGGTGGTGGCGATCACGCCCGAGGGCCGCGCGGTGATGCACGGGCGGCGGCCGGCGCGGCTGCTGCTGCCGCCGCGGCTGCGCTACGCCCGCGTGGAGGCAGCGGGCCGCGGCGCGCATGGCACTGCCGCCGCGCACGCCGCGTTCCAGGGCGGGCTGCGCATGTCAGCGGACGGGGCAGGCGCGGCGCCGGCGGGGGAAGGGGCGGAGCTGGATGCGCGCGGCCGCGAGCTGTTCGAGGCGCTGCGCGCGTTCCGGCTCGCCGAGGCGCGCCGCCAGAAAGTGCCGCCTTACGTGATCGCCAGCGACCGCTCCCTGCGCGACATAGCGCGCCTGCGCCCCGGCACGCCCGGTGCGCTGGAGTTGGCGCACGGCATCGGTCCCACCAAGGTGGAGCGTTACGGCGCCGCCATCCTGGAGATCGTCAGGCAGTCCGAGTAGCAGCCCGCGCCGACGCCCGGCGGCGTACCGAGAGCAGCGATCCGCCCGGCCCGGCAAGGCGCGACGCAAACCGGCCGGATGCATCGCCGCCCAATGCGGACAGGTTGCGCCACCGGCCGCCAGCCTCCCTGACGGCCCCGTGCCGCCTCGCCTCCACCACTTCCGCGCCACGTATTGACACGCGGTGCCGCGCGGGGCGTATTTTCTTGCCGTGCCAGCGGCCCTTGTCATCGTCGAATCGCCCGCCAAGGCGAACACCATCGCCCGCTACCTGGGCTCCGAATACGTGGTGGAATCCTCCATCGGTCACGTCCGCGACCTGCCGCAGAACGCCGCGGACGTCCCGAAAGCGTACAAGGACAAGCCGTGGGCGCGTCTCGGGATCGACGTCGAGCACGGCTTCAAGCCGCTGTACGTGGTGTCACCGGACAAGCGCAAGCAGATCACCAAGCTCAAGAAGCTGCTCGCCGGAGCGGAGGTGCTCTACCTGGCGACGGACGAAGACCGCGAGGGCGAGGCGATCGCCTGGCACCTGCAGGAGGTGCTGAAGCCGCCCAAGCGGATGGCAGTGAAGCGGATGGTGTTCCACGAGATCACCGCGCCCGCGATTCGCGCCGCCATCGAGAATCCGCGTGACGTCGACCGCCGCCTGGTCGACTCCCAGGAGGCGCGGCGCATCCTCGACCGGCTGTACGGGTACGAAGTCTCGCCGGTGTTGTGGAAGAAGGTGCAGCCGCGGCTGTCCGCCGGCCGCGTGCAGAGCGTCGCCACCCGCATCGTCGTGGAGCGGGAGCGCTTACGGATGGCGTTCGTTGCGGCCGAGTACTGGAGCCTCACCGCAACCTTCGCCGTGGCCGTCGAGGCGGCTGCCGGCGATCCGAGCGAGTTCGACGCCGCCCTGGTCGCCGTCGACGGGCGGCCGGTCGCCACCGGCGCCAGCTTCGACCGCGGCGGAAAGCTCAAGAACGCTGCCACGGTACGCCTCGACGAGGCCACCGCACGCGGCCTGATCGCGGCGCTCGCCGACACCCGGTTCACGGTGCGGTCGGTGGAGAAGAAACCCTACCGGCGGCGGCCCGCCGCACCGTTCATGACCTCCACCCTGCAGCAGGAGGCCAGCCGCAAGCTGCGCATGTCGGCGACCGTGGCGATGCGTACGGCGCAGTCGCTGTACGAGAAAGGCTTCATCACCTACATGCGCACCGACAGCACCACGCTGTCGAACGCCGCCCACGGCGCCGCCCGCGACACCATCCGGGAGCGCTTCGGCGACCAGTACCTGCCGCAGTCGCCGCGCCGCTACGCCAGCCGGGTCAAGAACGCGCAGGAAGCGCACGAGGCGATCCGCCCGGCCGGCAACCGCTTCCGCCCGCCGGAGGAAGTAAGCCGCACGCTGCCGCGCCAGGAGGCGGCGCTGTACGACCTGATCTGGAAGCGCACGGTGGCGTCCCAGATGACCGACACCGTGGGCAGCACCGTGCACGTCCGGGTCGGCGGCACGGCGGGCGACGACCGCGACACCGAGTTTGCCGCCGCCGGCACCACCATCACCCACTACGGCTTCCGGCGTGTCTACTCGGAGGGCACGGATGACGACCGCCGTGGGGCCGACAAGCGGCCTGACAGCGACAGCGAGCGGCAGCTTCCGGCACTCGCCGACGGAGATGCCGTAGACGCCCGCGCGCTCGAGCCCGCCGGCCACGCCACTCAGCCGCCGGCGCGGTTCACGGAGGCATCGCTGGTCCGGCAACTGGAGAAGCTGGGCGTCGGGCGTCCCTCTACCTACGCCACCATCATGACCACCATCCAGGACCGCGGTTACGTGTGGAAGAAGGGCACCGCGCTGGTTCCCACCTTTACCGCGTTCTCGGTGATCAACCTGCTGGAACGGCACTTCTCCGACTTGGTCGACTACGCGTTCACGGCGCGCATGGAGGACGAGCTCGACAACATAGCAACCGGCGACGAACAGGTGGTGCCGTGGCTCAGCCGCTTCTACTTCGGCGCCGACGGCAACGGCGATCCGGGGCTGCGGGCGATGGTTTCGGACCGGCTCGGTGAAATCGATGCCCGCGCCGTCAACTCGGTGGTAATCGGCGGCAGCGGCGGCGGTGACAGTGCCGGCGCTGACAGTGCCGGCGGCATCGTGGTCCGCGTCGGCCGTTACGGGACCTACCTGCAGCGCGGCGAGGCGCGCGCCAATGTCCCGGCGGAAATCGCGCCCGACGAGCTGACCCTGGAGCGGGCGCTGGAGCTGATCCAGGCGCCCAGCGACGACCGGGTGCTCGGCCCCGATCCCGACAGCGGTCTGCCCGTACTCGCCCGCGCCGGCCGGTTCGGCCCCTACGTCCAGGTGGGCGAAGCGGACGGCACGGCCAAGGAGAAGCCGAAGACCGCGTCGCTGCTGGCCAGCATGAGCCTGGAGACCGTGACCCTGGACGAGGCCCTGAAGGTGCTGTCGCTGCCGCGCGTGGTCGGCACCGCTGCCGACGGCACCCCGGTGACCGCCCAGAACGGCCGCTACGGCCCCTACATCAAGAAGGGCACCGACAACCGCACCCTGGACTCGGAGGAACTGCTGTTCACCGTCACGCTCGACGAATGCGAGCGGATCTTCGCGCAGCCGCGGCGGCGGCGCTCGCAGGCGGCCAAGGGCCCGCTGAAGGAACTGGGCAACGACCCCGCCACCGACCGCCCGATGGTGATCAAGGAGGGCCGCTTCGGCCCCTACGTCACCGACGGCGAGACCAACGCCTCGCTGCGCACCGGCGACTCCGTGGAGACCATCACCCCCGAACGCGCCGCCGAACTCCTGCTCCTCCGCCGCGAACGCGGCCCGGCCCCGAAGCGCCGCACCACCAGGCGCTCCACGACCAAACGCGCCACACCCTCGCGGAGGCGTACAGCGCCCAAATAGCCGCGGCGGCGGACGGCGAGCACGGACGGCGGCATCGACCGACACATTCGGGTCTACTGGAATGATCGGTCGAACTCTGATATCCTGGTGCCATGGCTGAGTACCGCGCCGCCGCCGTGCCGCGCCCGGTCAAGCGCGAGACACCACGGTTGGAGTTTCCCGGCTGCCGGCCGGTGCGCATTTCGCGCGCCGACATCGCCGACTACGAGCGTCGCATCGAGTACTGGGACGCCGCCACCGAGACCGCCATGATTTGCGATCCGGTCAGCGTCTACCACGAACACCCGGGCCAGCGCCTGCGCGATCTGGCCACCCGCATCGCCCAACTGCGCGGCTCGCCGATCGAGACCTTCGGCGCCGCCGACCTCCTGCTGCGCGATGCCGACGGCGCCTGGCTGCGCATCCTGGAGGCCGACCAGACCGTCTACCTGCATCCGCGCACCGCGCGGCCCCCGGGCGCCAGGATCGAAGTGGGCACCGACGCGCTGCCGGACGTGGTGCTGGAGGTCGACAACACCACCGACGTGCGCCGCGGCAAGCTGTCGCTGTACGAGTCGTGGGGCTTCCCGGAGGTGTGGGTCGAGGTGCCGGAGCAATCCTCGCCGAGCCGCCCGGCCGGGCTGCGCCCCGGCTTGACGATCCACCTGCTGGAGGGCGGCGCTTTTCGCACCGCCGCGCACAGCCGGACCTTCGCCGGCTGGACGGCGCCGGAGATCCACCGTGCGCTGAACGAGCCGGAGTTGTCGCACGCCACGCTGACCGCGCTCCGGCGCGTGGGGCGCGCGCTGGGCGCGGCCGCGGGCACCGGGCCGGACGACGACCCACAGATGCGCGCGGAGCGCCGGGAGAGTCGCGCCGAGGGCCACGCCGCCGGTCGCACCGAAGGCAGACTGGACGGCAGGACCGAGATGCTGCAGGAGGCGGTGCTGCAGGTGCTGCGGTCGCGCGGCCTGCCGGTCTCGGCGGCGCTTCCGCGCCACCTAGCGCGGTTGCAGGGCGTCTCCACCGCTGCACTGGTAGAGGCCGCGCTGGAGTGCCGCGACGAGGACGACTTCCTCCGCCGGGCTCGCAGGAAACAACACTGAAGCGCCGGTAGTCAAGTGGCCCGTCACGTCACGGCAGTCACGGCAGCCGCTCGCCATGCCATTGCAACTCCGCGCCCCGATGTCTTTGTCAGCGCCGCGACCGGTTGAGATCAGCATCACTGACCTCACCCAGATGGCGTTCTGCTAACAGGCGGGCATGAACTACTAGTCCACGGCCACTGCCGGGGCGGAGCCGGCCTCCGGTACGAACGTAATCACTATTCGGGCTAGATCCGGATCTTCCTTGTCTCTCTCAAGATAGAACGGACGATCTGACGATTCCACGAAGAGCCTCTCCTCCGTTCCTTCGGGACGTCTCTCAAAGAGCCACGCGTCGTCGCTGCAGTCCGGCGCAGGCGGAAACTCGGCACACCCTCGAGGCAAGGAATCGAAGCTAACGCGCCAGTATTCGTATCTCTTGTAAGGATCATCATGGTTTTCCTCGAAGAACTCTATGCTGCCAAAGGAGGTCACCGAGTAGTTGTCTTCCGGCGAATCCATCGGACCAAACACTGACATCTCAAACCCCCTTTTCTCGCGACTTCTCAGGGTGATAATACCGCTCCCATGAGGGTGTCTTACGCCGGTTTCTATGTCCTTGAATTCCTGGCCGCCCACATCAATACGTATCCTGATGAGTTCGGGCGCATCATTGACCACTTCAAGGTCATACTCCGCAATATAGTCAGCCTTCAGCCCGTCTATGCGACATGCTGCAAAGGAATAACCAGACAACGCGGCGACGACGACGACAAGAACACCGACGAGTAGATTCGTGCTGAACCATCGCATCTCAAACCGCCTCCAACCCCAGCTCCCTGGCACGGATACACTCTACCTTACTGGAATGATCGGTTGAACCTTGATATCCTGGTGCCATGGCTGAGTACCGCGCCGCCGCCGTGCCGCGCCCGGTCGAGCGCGAGATGCCGCAGTTGGAGTTTCCCGGCTGCCGGCCGGTGCGCATGTCGCGCGCCGACATCGAACACTGTGAGCGGCGCATCGAGTACTGGGACGCCGCTACCGAGACCGCCATGGTGTGTGATCCGGTCAGCGTCTACCACGAACGCCCGGGCCAGCGCCTGCGCGAGTTGGCCACCCGCATCGCCCTGGTGCGTGGCTCGCCGATCGAGACGTTCGGCGCCGCCGACCTCCTGCTGCGCGATGCCCAAGGCGCCTGGCTGCGCATCCTGGAGGCGGACCAGACCGTCTACCTGCACCCGCGCACCACGCGGCCACCGGGCGCCCGGATCGAGGTGGGCAGCGACACGCTGCCGGACGTGGTGCTGGAGGTGGACAACACCACCGACGTGCGCCGCGGCAAGCTGGCGCTGTACGAGTCGTGGGGCTTCCCGGAGGTGTGGGTCGAGGTGCCCGAGCAGTCCTCCCCGAGCCGCCCGGCGGGCCTGCGCCCCGGCTTGACGATTCACCTGCTGGAGGGCGGCGCTTTTCGCACCGCCGCGTGCAGCCGGGCCTTCGCCGGCTGGACGGCGCAGGAGATCCACCGGGCGCTGAACGAGCCGGAGTTGTCGCAGGCCACCCTGTCCGCGCTGCGCCGCGTGGGGTGGGCGCTGGGCGCGGCCGCGGGCACCGGGCCGGACGACGACCCACAGATGCGCGCTGAGCGCCGGGAGAGCCGCGCCGAAGGCCGGCTGGAAGGCAGGACGGAGATGCTGCGGGAAGCCGTGCTGCAGGTGCTGCGGTCGCGCGGCCTGCCGGTTTCGGCGGCGCTTCCCCGCCACCTGGCGCGGTTGCAGGGCGTCTCCACCGCGGCAGTGGTAGAGGCGGCGGTGGAGTGCCGCGACGAGGAAGACTTCCTCCGCCGCGCTCGCAGGAAACAACAATGAAGCGCTGCCGTTCGTCCCACCCACGCACCGGCGCGCGCCGGTATGGGAAACGGCACTGCGCCCCAGTTCCATCCCGGCATGGCGTAGTTCAGAGTGCGTCCATGCGTTCCTTGTCGCGACGCAGTTCGTATAAGATCCTCTGCAGTCGTTCAACGGTCTCTGGAGAGAAGTGACTCTCGCCGGTTTCAACACTCACCCGTGCAGGGACATCTTCGATGGCATGGATGCTCCCTTCGAGTTCGACGTAGTAGGTGACCCTCTTGTCCACCAGGGTCTCGTTCCATCCGCGGTGATCAGTCATGGTCAGCGGGGCGGGTCGCCGGCGAGCTTGTAGAGGGCGATGTTGGCTCCCTCGCCGGCGCCGTGCTCGTCGGAGTCGGCGAACACCGCGTAGCCGCCGTCGCGCGTGGGCAGCACGAATTCGGCGGCGTTGTTGGCGTGCGGGGAGCCGTAGCTCGCCTGCCACTGGATCGCTCCGTCCTCGGTGACGCGCACCACGTAGGCGCGCCATATGTTGAGGAGATCGCCGGGACGGGCCTCGTTGCCCGGCTCCACGCCGCTGCCGCACGCGGTCACGTAGCCGCCGCCCGGCACGCTGCGGACGCCGTAGCACTCCTCGAACATGCGATCCGGGGTGCCGCCGTTGGGCTCGCCGAACGACACGCTCCACAGCTCGCGGCCGGTCGCATCGACGCGTACCAGGAACCCGTCCCAACAGCCGTCCGGGCAGTCCGAAACGTGACCGGTGAGGATGAAGCCGCCGCCGTGCGCGGCATCGAAGTCGTACGGGTGCGATGTGCGCGTGCCGTAGATGATCGGCAGCCCGGCGTTGCCGTCCTCGTCGGTGAAGCTGATGCAGAACCGGGTGTGCTCGCCGCTGCCGCGGCAGGCGCCGAATACCGCGTATCCGGGAGCATCGGTGCGCGGCTGCACGCCGAACGCCTGGAACATCGCGCCGCGGATGGCGCGCTCCCAGAGCACGCCGAGATCTTGGTCCAGCTTCATGACGAATGCCCGACCGGTGTCCACGATGAACGAGTTCAGTTCGTCCTGGTCGGCGTCACGGTAGCCGACCGCGACCATGGTCCCGTCGGCGTTCAGCGCCAGGCCCTCGATCGCGTCGCGCCGCGGCCCCGGGTAGGCCCGCATGTCCAGCACTTCGCCGTCGGGGGCGAGGCGCAGCAGCACGCGGTCCTCCTGTATCGACGTGGACCCCACGTCCCAGGAGCCGGCGACCAGGAGACTGCCGTCCGCCTCCTCCAGCACGAAGTTGCCCAGGTGGTAGCGGCCCGCTCCGTACGAGCGCGCGAACAACTCACGGCCATGTTCGTCGGTGCGCACCACGAAAATGCGGCTGCCGGACTCGCCGGTGGTCTCGCCGACGATCACGAAACCGCCGTCGCCGGCCTGGACCGCCGCGTGCGGGTGCTCCTCGGTCAACCATCCGCCATAGCCGCGGACCCACTCGACCCGCGGGCCGGGCCCAGGCGCCGCGGCGGGCTGCGCGGCCGCCGTGCCGGCAGATGCCGCCAGCAGACACAGGCCGAACATGGCCACAAGCGCGTGGCCGCGCATGCGGCATACCACGCCGGGCCGTGGTGGATACAGACTCACCGCTCGAAGTGCAGCCGGTGTTCAGTTGCGCCGACGGCTGCCTGGGTGACGGAACACGATGTCGGGGTCGGCGGGCTGCATTTCGCGCGGCGGCAGTCCGGCGAGCAGCGCCTCCAGGTCGTTCACGGCGATGCGGCCCAGCTCCCACATGTCCTCGCGCACGGTGCCGGCCCGGTGGGCGGCCAGTACGGCGCCCGGCGCGTGGCGGATCGGGTGGTCGGCCGGCACCGGCTCCTCGGGAAACACGTCGATGGCCGCCTTGAAGCGGCCCGCGTAGAGCAGCTCGGTCAGGGCGTCGAAGTCGACCACGTGCGCCCGGCTCATCAGCGCCAGCACGGCGCCCGGCTGAATCCGCTCCAGGAGCGAGCGGTCGAGCAGCGCCCGGTTCTCGCTGGAGGGAATGGCCAGCACGAAGATCACCCTCGCCTGCTCCAGGAGGGTCTCCAGCGTCGTCGGCTGCACGCCCATGCGCGCCAGGTAGCGGTCCGACAGCCACGGGTCGTAGCCCAGCAGCTTGCAGCGGAACGGCGCCAGCAGCGGCATCAGGTTGCGCGCCAGGCTGCCGCAGCCGATCAGCCCCACGGTCTTGTCGTACAGGGTGAAGCAGCCCTCGTTGCCGCGGTGCTGATACTGCTCGGTGCCACTCTGAAACGCCGCCGACCCCGACACCACGTCGCGCGCCGCGGCCAGGGCCATCGCCAGCGCCGCCTCCGCGACCATCGGCCCGAACGCCGGCGACACGCTGAGCACGCGAATGTTGCGCGCGAAGCAGGCCCGGTAGTCGAGCACCGCCGGGCTCGGATGGCGCCCGCCCATCTCCAGGATCGCCCGCAGTTTCGGCATCTCCGCCACGTCGCCGTGCCGCCACCTGCCGGTGACGATCGCAAACGCATCACCCTTGGCCGCCTCGAACTCCGCCTCCGGCATCGGCTCGTCGCGCCCCCATACCACGTCGGCAATCTCGTGCAGGTGGTTCAGGTCGTCGGGATGAAACACCTCGTCGAGGCGCCGGAACGCGATGTCGAGGATCACCTTCTGTTTTTGGCTCACGCCGGCAGTATAGGTGAGCCCCGCTGAAAAGGACCACAGCAGAATTTCCCAGACGAGATATTCGTACGACATTTTGCGGCGATTCTTCTCTGCAACGAGACGGCATGTACTCGGAATTGATTCGGGGAACTCCCCGAGGAGGAGAACGATGGCGAACAGGTCATTGATGCACAAGTTGCGGTTCACGAGGCTCACGAGGCTCATGCTGCCGACCGCCTTCCTGGCCGCGGCCGCGATCGCCGGCTGCACCGGCATGGGCGAGAGTCGTGAACGCGAACATGAAGGCGAATCCGGCGAAGAGGAATCGGGCACCTTCC from Spirochaetaceae bacterium carries:
- the topA gene encoding type I DNA topoisomerase — encoded protein: MPAALVIVESPAKANTIARYLGSEYVVESSIGHVRDLPQNAADVPKAYKDKPWARLGIDVEHGFKPLYVVSPDKRKQITKLKKLLAGAEVLYLATDEDREGEAIAWHLQEVLKPPKRMAVKRMVFHEITAPAIRAAIENPRDVDRRLVDSQEARRILDRLYGYEVSPVLWKKVQPRLSAGRVQSVATRIVVERERLRMAFVAAEYWSLTATFAVAVEAAAGDPSEFDAALVAVDGRPVATGASFDRGGKLKNAATVRLDEATARGLIAALADTRFTVRSVEKKPYRRRPAAPFMTSTLQQEASRKLRMSATVAMRTAQSLYEKGFITYMRTDSTTLSNAAHGAARDTIRERFGDQYLPQSPRRYASRVKNAQEAHEAIRPAGNRFRPPEEVSRTLPRQEAALYDLIWKRTVASQMTDTVGSTVHVRVGGTAGDDRDTEFAAAGTTITHYGFRRVYSEGTDDDRRGADKRPDSDSERQLPALADGDAVDARALEPAGHATQPPARFTEASLVRQLEKLGVGRPSTYATIMTTIQDRGYVWKKGTALVPTFTAFSVINLLERHFSDLVDYAFTARMEDELDNIATGDEQVVPWLSRFYFGADGNGDPGLRAMVSDRLGEIDARAVNSVVIGGSGGGDSAGADSAGGIVVRVGRYGTYLQRGEARANVPAEIAPDELTLERALELIQAPSDDRVLGPDPDSGLPVLARAGRFGPYVQVGEADGTAKEKPKTASLLASMSLETVTLDEALKVLSLPRVVGTAADGTPVTAQNGRYGPYIKKGTDNRTLDSEELLFTVTLDECERIFAQPRRRRSQAAKGPLKELGNDPATDRPMVIKEGRFGPYVTDGETNASLRTGDSVETITPERAAELLLLRRERGPAPKRRTTRRSTTKRATPSRRRTAPK